The Bremerella cremea genome window below encodes:
- the nagB gene encoding glucosamine-6-phosphate deaminase codes for MTERTADRPVMSIQSTALPCSVFSSSEALSRHVAEIVATIIRERQAQKATAVLGLPTGSTPMGVYRELVRMHQEEGLDLSNVIAFNLDEYYGLKPTQLQSYHRQMHEVFFQHVNIAPENIHIPDGMIPLDQVDAYCEEYEAKIREAGGIDLMLLGIGSNGHIGFNEPFSIHNSRTRLCTLDPITRRGAASDFFHEENVPHQAITMGLGTILEARKVLLLALGQGKSSIIRELLEGPVTNRVPATCLQGHRDASVFIDSAAGIKLTAVDTPWVEHEVEWDQTMIKRAVLWLCDQAGKALLKLDDDDFRKFNLHQLLRHHGPAPSLAHKVFRWMMDTIEYHPAGKEKKKAICFSPHPDDDVISMGGTLIRLVDDGHEAHVAYMTSGNIAVFDHDAQRFADFVTQYNRLFGIDEKKSLEVEGQVFESLKTKPPGEPDIDAVLTIKGLIRRSEAIAGALKAGCQEENLHFLDLPFYRTGKVAKNPLGSEDVQIVKELILKVQPDQVYIAGDLSDPHGTHRVCAMAIFNALLEIEAETGSRPEALLYRGAWQEYPLHEIEICVPLSPNDMFKKRQAIFMHESQKDSALFPGTDPREFWERAEDRNIGTADSYNKIGLPEYFAMEAFVRWNGQPL; via the coding sequence ATGACTGAACGAACCGCTGATCGACCTGTAATGTCGATCCAGTCAACTGCTTTACCGTGCTCTGTTTTTTCCTCTAGTGAAGCACTCTCCCGCCATGTCGCGGAAATCGTTGCGACGATTATTCGCGAACGCCAGGCCCAAAAGGCTACCGCTGTGCTGGGGCTTCCGACCGGTTCGACACCGATGGGTGTCTATCGAGAACTGGTTCGCATGCACCAAGAAGAAGGATTGGACTTGTCCAATGTCATTGCCTTCAACTTGGACGAATACTACGGGCTCAAGCCAACTCAGCTGCAAAGTTACCATCGTCAGATGCACGAGGTCTTCTTTCAGCATGTGAATATTGCTCCTGAGAATATTCACATTCCCGACGGTATGATTCCGCTAGATCAAGTGGACGCCTACTGCGAGGAGTACGAAGCCAAGATCCGTGAAGCTGGCGGCATCGATTTGATGTTGCTGGGGATCGGTTCCAATGGACACATCGGCTTCAACGAGCCATTCAGTATCCACAATAGCCGGACTCGGCTATGTACGCTGGACCCAATTACCCGTCGGGGGGCTGCCTCAGACTTCTTCCACGAAGAGAACGTCCCGCATCAGGCCATCACCATGGGTTTGGGGACGATTCTGGAAGCCCGCAAGGTCTTGCTGTTGGCTTTGGGGCAAGGCAAGTCGTCGATCATTCGCGAACTGCTGGAAGGTCCCGTTACCAACCGCGTTCCGGCAACTTGTTTGCAAGGTCACCGCGACGCCTCGGTTTTCATCGACTCGGCGGCCGGCATCAAGCTGACGGCGGTCGATACCCCTTGGGTAGAGCACGAAGTCGAGTGGGATCAAACCATGATCAAACGGGCCGTGCTGTGGCTGTGCGACCAAGCCGGCAAAGCCTTGTTAAAGCTCGACGACGATGACTTCCGCAAGTTCAACTTGCACCAATTGCTGCGACACCACGGCCCCGCACCAAGCCTGGCTCATAAGGTGTTTCGCTGGATGATGGATACTATCGAGTATCATCCCGCTGGCAAGGAAAAGAAGAAAGCGATCTGCTTTAGTCCTCACCCAGACGACGACGTCATCAGTATGGGCGGCACGCTCATTCGCTTGGTCGACGATGGCCATGAAGCCCACGTGGCCTATATGACCAGCGGTAATATCGCGGTGTTCGATCACGATGCCCAGCGATTTGCCGATTTCGTCACGCAATACAATCGCCTCTTCGGAATCGATGAAAAGAAGTCGTTGGAAGTCGAAGGTCAGGTGTTTGAATCGCTGAAGACCAAGCCTCCCGGCGAGCCAGACATTGACGCGGTGCTGACCATCAAAGGGCTCATTCGCCGCAGCGAGGCGATTGCCGGCGCCTTGAAGGCGGGCTGCCAGGAAGAAAACCTACACTTCCTTGATCTGCCGTTTTATCGCACCGGTAAGGTTGCCAAGAACCCGCTAGGCTCTGAAGACGTGCAGATCGTCAAAGAGCTTATCCTCAAGGTTCAGCCTGACCAGGTTTACATTGCCGGCGATCTTTCCGATCCGCACGGAACGCACCGTGTGTGTGCAATGGCGATTTTCAATGCCCTGCTCGAGATCGAAGCCGAGACCGGTAGTCGCCCCGAGGCTCTGTTGTATCGCGGTGCCTGGCAAGAGTATCCGTTGCACGAAATCGAGATCTGTGTGCCTCTTTCGCCGAACGATATGTTCAAGAAACGCCAGGCGATCTTCATGCACGAAAGCCAGAAAGATAGTGCCTTGTTCCCAGGAACCGACCCACGCGAGTTCTGGGAGCGGGCAGAAGATCGCAACATTGGTACTGCCGATTCCTATAACAAAATCGGCCTGCCAGAATACTTCGCGATGGAAGCGTTTGTCCGCTGGAACGGCCAACCCCTTTAA
- a CDS encoding PVC-type heme-binding CxxCH protein, producing MRLAVSCLALAMYLNLATSATVSAAEPQPSEERISILFLGDNGHHQPAKRFVELQPALEDRGIDLKYTDSLKDINPETLAQFDGLMIYANSEQIDPETEKALIEYVEQGHGLIPLHCASYCFLNSPKYVDLVGAQFQRHGTGTFRTKIAEAKHPIMKGFQGFESWDETYVHTKHNEKNRTVLTYRVSDQGKEPWTWVREQGDGRVFYTAWGHDSRTWTNPGFQNLVERGVRWAVGKDPGIAPNFPPEQAGLVTAFDRPMDVPETQKPNKDVKPFDYVDVGAKIPNYTAGARWGTQEEPMSLMQKPLSPEESQKHLVLPEGFEAKLFASEEIFDGGKPIAMTWDAKGRLWMCMTLDYPNELHSSGPGRDRIVVCEDTDGDLKADKVTTFAEGLSIPTGIAFHDGGLIVQNGTETLFLKDTDGDDVADEKKVIFTGWNMRDTHGGVSNFQYGHDNWIWGMQGYNDSHVVVQGEEQPGFRNGFFRFKPDGSKLEFIRSTDNNTWGLGISEEGIIFGSTANGCPSVYMPIPNRYYENVRGWTASLTLHSMADTNKFDPVTDKVRQVDHHGGYTAGAGHSLYTARNYPEPFWNRVAFVNGPTGHLTGAFVISRHGSDFSSTNSFNLVASDDEWTAPIQAEVGPDGNVWVLDWYNYIVQHNPTPHGFQTGKGAAYETDLRDKRHGRIYRIVYTGEGAKEDNGWQQDLTKASPEELVATLKNDNLLWRRHAQQLLVERGETDVVPALIDLLSNDAMDSAGLNVGAIHALWTLKGLGALEDPNSDAAQAAYASLKHKAPGVRRNAVQVLPISPASTAAILNSGVLNDVDPQVRLMTLLALADQPASDAAGAEILAMLSKPENFRDRWIPDAATSAAANQGASFLKAVAKTDKVDDALLKLVAIVTENYARSGPTDTVADLIPSIQNAQPQIADAIVNGLSNGWPKDKKPEITAELDESLATLSAKLPPSTRGQLVRLAVNWGSEKLASQLKELVASSLERLENEDLNARQVQQLAREIVQLNVKTDPPVEVELLNIVGPQTPGEVTSAIFSALGTSENDELGTYVLEVLPTLTPAARKDAISLLLGRPAWTNNLLSAMDSGEIQLNELALDQRQALSQHPDRDIRKHAEALFMRGGALPNADRQKVIEELWTTTEQKGDPAQGKLIFKRECSKCHVHSGEGSKIGPDLTGMAVHPKSQLLTEILDPNRSVESNYRTYMVATVDGRVMSGLLASESRTAIELIDAEGKKQSILREDIDELRGTPQSLMPVGFEKQIKPEEFTDLLAFLTQRGKYVPVPLEKVATIVSTQGMFNTKNSPVERMVFDDWKPKTVDGVPFQLVDPEGTKKPNVILLNGPQGSIPPQMPKQVSLDCNMPVKAVHILGGVGGWASPLGQTGSTSMIVRLTYEDGTTEDHPLKNGVHIADYIRRIDVPESKFAFDLQGRQVRYLAVHPERQEMIKSIDLIKGDDQTAPVVMAVTLEAPE from the coding sequence ATGCGGTTAGCCGTTAGCTGCTTGGCCTTGGCGATGTACCTGAACCTAGCCACATCGGCAACCGTTTCAGCCGCCGAACCACAGCCCAGCGAAGAGCGGATCTCGATCCTCTTCCTGGGGGACAATGGCCATCACCAACCGGCCAAGCGGTTCGTGGAACTGCAGCCAGCGCTGGAAGACCGAGGAATCGATCTGAAGTACACCGACTCGCTGAAAGACATCAACCCAGAAACGCTCGCTCAGTTCGATGGCCTGATGATCTACGCCAACTCCGAGCAGATCGATCCTGAAACCGAGAAGGCTTTGATCGAGTACGTCGAGCAAGGGCACGGGCTCATTCCGCTGCACTGTGCTTCGTACTGCTTTTTGAACTCACCGAAGTACGTCGATTTGGTCGGGGCTCAGTTCCAACGGCATGGCACCGGCACCTTCCGTACGAAGATCGCCGAAGCGAAACACCCGATCATGAAGGGCTTCCAAGGCTTCGAGAGCTGGGACGAAACGTATGTTCATACCAAGCACAACGAAAAGAACCGTACCGTGCTGACCTATCGCGTCAGCGACCAAGGCAAAGAGCCATGGACTTGGGTTCGCGAACAAGGTGACGGACGCGTCTTTTACACCGCCTGGGGGCATGACTCGCGTACTTGGACGAACCCTGGCTTCCAAAACCTGGTTGAACGCGGCGTGCGCTGGGCGGTCGGTAAAGACCCTGGCATTGCTCCGAACTTCCCTCCGGAACAGGCCGGATTAGTCACGGCTTTCGATCGTCCGATGGACGTTCCCGAAACGCAGAAACCTAACAAAGATGTCAAACCGTTTGACTACGTGGACGTCGGAGCCAAAATCCCGAACTACACCGCAGGCGCTCGCTGGGGTACGCAAGAAGAGCCGATGAGCTTGATGCAGAAGCCCCTTTCACCAGAAGAGTCGCAAAAGCACCTCGTTCTGCCGGAAGGTTTTGAAGCCAAGCTGTTTGCCTCGGAAGAGATTTTCGATGGTGGTAAGCCGATTGCGATGACCTGGGACGCTAAGGGCCGTCTTTGGATGTGCATGACGCTCGACTATCCGAACGAACTGCACAGCAGTGGCCCTGGCCGCGACCGGATTGTCGTGTGCGAAGACACCGATGGCGATCTTAAAGCCGACAAGGTCACTACCTTCGCCGAAGGGCTCAGCATTCCGACTGGCATCGCCTTCCACGATGGCGGCTTGATCGTGCAAAACGGAACCGAGACCCTCTTCCTGAAAGACACCGACGGCGACGATGTCGCCGATGAAAAGAAAGTGATCTTCACCGGTTGGAACATGCGAGATACTCACGGTGGCGTGAGCAACTTCCAGTACGGTCACGATAACTGGATCTGGGGCATGCAAGGCTACAACGATTCGCACGTTGTTGTCCAAGGCGAAGAACAGCCAGGCTTCCGTAACGGCTTCTTCCGCTTTAAGCCAGACGGCAGCAAGCTGGAGTTTATCCGTTCGACCGACAACAATACCTGGGGCTTAGGGATCAGCGAAGAAGGAATCATCTTTGGCTCGACCGCCAACGGCTGTCCCAGCGTCTACATGCCAATCCCAAATCGCTACTACGAGAACGTCCGTGGTTGGACGGCCAGCTTGACCCTGCACTCGATGGCCGACACCAACAAATTCGATCCCGTTACCGATAAGGTTCGTCAAGTCGATCACCACGGTGGCTACACCGCAGGTGCCGGGCATTCGCTCTACACTGCTCGTAACTATCCAGAGCCATTCTGGAATCGTGTGGCGTTCGTGAACGGCCCCACGGGTCACCTGACTGGGGCCTTCGTTATCTCGCGTCATGGTAGCGATTTCTCCTCGACCAATTCTTTCAACCTAGTTGCTTCCGACGACGAATGGACGGCACCGATCCAAGCCGAAGTGGGTCCGGATGGCAACGTCTGGGTGCTGGACTGGTACAACTACATCGTGCAGCACAACCCAACTCCGCACGGCTTTCAAACCGGTAAAGGTGCTGCTTACGAAACCGATCTTCGCGATAAACGCCACGGTCGCATCTACCGCATTGTCTACACCGGCGAAGGTGCCAAAGAAGACAACGGCTGGCAGCAAGACCTGACCAAGGCTTCGCCCGAAGAACTGGTTGCTACACTCAAAAACGATAATCTGCTGTGGCGTCGTCACGCACAACAACTTCTCGTCGAACGGGGCGAAACGGATGTTGTGCCTGCGTTGATCGATCTGCTGAGCAACGATGCGATGGACTCTGCTGGCCTGAACGTCGGAGCAATCCACGCTTTATGGACATTGAAAGGCCTGGGAGCCCTGGAAGACCCCAACAGCGACGCCGCCCAAGCCGCTTACGCTTCGCTGAAGCACAAAGCCCCTGGTGTCCGACGCAATGCCGTTCAAGTTCTCCCGATCTCTCCGGCAAGCACGGCTGCCATTCTCAACAGTGGCGTGCTGAACGATGTCGATCCGCAAGTTCGCTTGATGACCCTCCTGGCGTTAGCCGATCAACCGGCAAGCGATGCCGCAGGGGCCGAGATTTTGGCCATGCTCAGCAAGCCAGAGAACTTCCGCGATCGCTGGATTCCAGACGCAGCCACTTCGGCTGCTGCTAACCAAGGTGCCAGCTTCCTCAAAGCGGTTGCCAAGACCGACAAAGTGGACGATGCCTTACTGAAACTCGTCGCCATTGTCACCGAGAACTACGCCCGTAGCGGCCCGACCGATACCGTGGCCGACCTAATCCCTTCGATCCAGAATGCTCAGCCGCAAATCGCTGACGCCATTGTCAATGGTCTGTCGAACGGCTGGCCGAAGGACAAGAAGCCAGAAATCACTGCGGAACTAGATGAATCGCTGGCCACACTTTCCGCCAAGTTGCCCCCGTCGACACGAGGTCAACTCGTTCGCCTGGCGGTGAACTGGGGAAGCGAAAAGCTGGCCTCGCAGCTCAAGGAACTCGTTGCCTCCTCCCTGGAGCGTTTGGAAAACGAAGACCTGAACGCCCGTCAGGTGCAGCAGTTAGCTCGCGAAATCGTGCAGTTAAACGTGAAGACCGATCCTCCGGTTGAAGTGGAACTGCTCAATATCGTTGGGCCACAAACCCCGGGAGAAGTGACCAGTGCAATCTTCTCAGCACTCGGGACAAGCGAGAACGACGAACTAGGCACCTACGTGTTAGAGGTTCTACCAACCCTGACTCCGGCTGCTCGCAAGGATGCCATTAGCTTGCTGCTGGGACGCCCAGCTTGGACCAACAACTTGCTAAGCGCCATGGACTCTGGTGAGATCCAACTTAACGAGTTGGCCCTAGACCAACGTCAGGCTCTTTCCCAGCATCCTGATCGCGATATTCGCAAGCACGCGGAAGCCCTCTTCATGCGAGGTGGTGCTCTGCCGAATGCTGATCGCCAGAAAGTGATTGAAGAGCTTTGGACCACCACCGAGCAAAAGGGAGACCCTGCTCAGGGCAAATTGATCTTCAAACGAGAGTGTTCGAAGTGCCACGTGCACAGCGGTGAAGGCTCGAAGATCGGCCCTGACCTAACCGGCATGGCCGTCCATCCGAAGTCGCAGCTGTTGACCGAAATCCTCGACCCAAATCGGAGCGTCGAATCAAACTATCGCACCTATATGGTGGCGACGGTCGATGGCCGTGTGATGAGCGGTTTGCTCGCTTCCGAGAGTCGCACCGCGATCGAATTGATTGACGCCGAAGGGAAGAAACAATCGATCTTACGGGAAGACATCGACGAACTCCGCGGCACGCCGCAGTCGTTGATGCCGGTCGGCTTCGAGAAACAGATCAAACCGGAAGAGTTCACCGACCTGTTGGCCTTCCTCACCCAGCGTGGCAAATACGTGCCGGTACCGCTGGAAAAGGTGGCTACCATCGTCAGCACCCAAGGGATGTTCAACACCAAGAACTCTCCCGTCGAACGTATGGTGTTTGACGACTGGAAGCCTAAAACGGTCGATGGTGTTCCCTTCCAACTGGTTGACCCCGAAGGAACCAAGAAGCCGAACGTTATCCTGCTCAATGGACCACAAGGAAGCATTCCACCACAGATGCCTAAGCAGGTCTCCCTCGATTGCAATATGCCCGTCAAGGCTGTGCATATCCTGGGTGGCGTGGGTGGCTGGGCTTCTCCCCTGGGACAAACCGGATCGACCTCGATGATCGTCCGCTTGACCTACGAAGACGGCACGACCGAAGACCACCCCCTTAAGAATGGGGTACACATCGCCGACTACATTCGTCGGATCGATGTGCCGGAATCGAAGTTCGCCTTCGATCTCCAAGGTCGCCAGGTTCGTTACCTTGCGGTTCATCCTGAGCGTCAGGAAATGATCAAGTCGATCGACTTGATCAAAGGCGACGACCAAACGGCCCCTGTGGTGATGGCCGTAACTCTAGAAGCTCCGGAGTAA
- the rpsR gene encoding 30S ribosomal protein S18 — MRPANRSKARKRAKTKARVSKKDPIFVDGKRPRPMFVDYKDVELLKKLTNRHGRIVGRRKSGCTAVSQHAVTQAIKRARFMALLAYVKD, encoded by the coding sequence ATGAGACCAGCCAACCGCTCCAAAGCTCGCAAGCGTGCCAAGACTAAAGCCCGTGTATCCAAAAAGGATCCGATTTTCGTCGATGGCAAACGTCCGCGTCCGATGTTCGTGGACTACAAGGACGTGGAGCTGTTGAAGAAGCTAACCAACCGCCATGGTCGTATCGTCGGTCGTCGCAAGAGCGGCTGCACCGCAGTTAGCCAACACGCGGTGACCCAAGCGATCAAGCGTGCTCGCTTCATGGCCCTATTGGCTTACGTCAAAGACTAG
- a CDS encoding acyl-CoA thioesterase, whose amino-acid sequence MSQSFQTTRRVEFRDTDAAGIVHFSAFLFYMEQTEHEFLRSLGLSVHHQLEDASMSWPRVSVHCDFRSPAKFEQVLDVSLTIDQLGSRSVTYRVVFEHEGKRLAEGTITAVCCQVHPGVPPKSMDIPGWFKEKLLPFVD is encoded by the coding sequence ATGTCGCAATCGTTTCAAACCACGCGCCGCGTTGAATTTCGAGATACAGATGCTGCCGGAATTGTTCATTTCTCGGCCTTCCTGTTCTACATGGAACAAACTGAGCACGAATTTTTGCGTTCATTGGGGCTCAGCGTACACCACCAACTAGAAGACGCCTCGATGAGTTGGCCACGCGTTTCCGTTCATTGCGACTTCCGCAGCCCTGCCAAGTTTGAACAAGTTCTCGACGTCTCGCTTACCATCGATCAACTTGGCAGCCGCAGCGTAACCTATCGCGTTGTTTTCGAGCACGAAGGCAAGCGTCTAGCTGAAGGAACAATCACGGCGGTTTGTTGCCAGGTTCACCCTGGGGTGCCTCCCAAGAGCATGGACATCCCAGGCTGGTTCAAAGAGAAGCTGCTCCCTTTCGTCGATTAG